One genomic window of Eggerthella timonensis includes the following:
- a CDS encoding MDR family MFS transporter has product MNEQQLIAQQHKVTRKEITVIGIVLAGAFLAILNQTVLSPALPKLMDAFSISAGTAQWVTSIYMLVNGIMVPITGFLIDRFSTRKLFFVSLVSFIVGTALCAAAPSFELLIVGRVLQAAGAGVQLPLVGVVPMLIFPPEKRGTAMGMAGIVMSCAPAAGPVLAGGIIDAWGWRMMFWAMIPLAILVLVVSFFLLTNVGELKRPHLDVPSIILSTFAFGGLLYGFSSASTLGWSNAVVIGSIVVGVVALAWFIHRQLHIDEPLLQLRALKTPTFAYSAVIVTVVNSALAVGSVILPIYLQNVLGLTAFETGILMTPGAVATIFLSPISGMLFDRFGPRVIAIVGLTGLAGSLAALSFVDDKTTVAYLVVFYVVQSSGLTLANMPVTTWGINALSNDMIAHGNAISNTGRQVGGAVSTALIVTVMTMVTAANAEAGPVASTAAGIDVAYGISAAVAAVALIIAILKVRNVKKRAIATAAPQVEALCAVDLEEAREGAGR; this is encoded by the coding sequence TTGAACGAGCAACAATTGATAGCCCAGCAGCACAAGGTGACCCGCAAGGAGATCACCGTCATCGGCATCGTGCTGGCCGGTGCGTTCCTTGCCATCCTGAACCAGACCGTCCTGTCGCCCGCGTTGCCCAAGCTGATGGACGCGTTTTCCATCTCGGCCGGCACTGCGCAGTGGGTGACGTCCATCTACATGCTGGTCAACGGCATCATGGTGCCTATCACCGGGTTTCTCATCGACCGTTTCTCCACGCGCAAGCTGTTCTTCGTTTCGCTCGTCTCGTTCATCGTGGGCACGGCGCTGTGCGCAGCGGCCCCCTCATTCGAGCTCCTCATCGTGGGCCGTGTGCTGCAGGCGGCCGGCGCAGGCGTGCAGCTGCCGCTCGTGGGCGTGGTGCCCATGCTCATCTTCCCGCCCGAGAAGCGCGGCACGGCCATGGGCATGGCCGGTATCGTGATGAGCTGCGCGCCGGCGGCCGGCCCCGTGCTGGCCGGCGGCATCATCGACGCGTGGGGTTGGCGCATGATGTTCTGGGCGATGATCCCACTGGCCATCCTCGTGCTGGTGGTGAGCTTCTTCCTGCTCACGAACGTGGGCGAGCTCAAGCGCCCACACCTCGACGTGCCGTCCATCATCCTGTCCACGTTCGCGTTCGGCGGGCTGCTGTACGGCTTCTCCAGCGCCAGTACGCTGGGTTGGAGCAACGCCGTGGTCATCGGCAGCATCGTGGTAGGCGTGGTCGCGCTCGCGTGGTTCATCCATCGCCAGCTGCACATCGACGAGCCGCTGCTGCAACTGCGCGCCCTCAAGACGCCCACGTTCGCGTACTCGGCCGTCATCGTGACGGTGGTCAACTCGGCGCTGGCCGTGGGCAGCGTCATCCTGCCCATCTACCTGCAGAACGTTTTGGGGCTGACGGCGTTCGAAACCGGCATCCTCATGACGCCCGGCGCCGTGGCCACCATTTTCCTCAGCCCTATCAGCGGCATGCTGTTCGACAGGTTCGGCCCGCGCGTCATCGCCATCGTGGGCCTGACGGGGCTCGCCGGCTCGCTGGCGGCGCTGTCCTTCGTCGACGACAAGACGACGGTCGCGTACCTCGTGGTGTTCTACGTCGTCCAATCTTCGGGGCTGACGCTGGCGAACATGCCGGTGACCACCTGGGGCATCAATGCGCTGTCGAACGACATGATCGCGCACGGCAACGCCATCAGCAACACGGGTCGCCAGGTGGGCGGCGCGGTGAGCACGGCGCTCATCGTGACGGTGATGACCATGGTGACCGCGGCAAACGCCGAGGCCGGCCCCGTGGCGTCCACGGCGGCGGGCATCGACGTGGCGTACGGCATCTCCGCGGCGGTGGCGGCGGTCGCGCTGATCATCGCCATCTTGAAGGTGCGCAACGTGAAGAAGCGCGCGATCGCGACGGCTGCACCGCAGGTCGAGGCTTTGTGTGCGGTTGATTTGGAAGAGGCTCGGGAAGGAGCTGGACGATGA
- a CDS encoding CBS domain-containing protein encodes MNQTIGAIMERDVFTCRYDQDLGEVVALFNELGTSGLAVVDEELHVVGFISDGDIMKAVAAQKTRSIFGGGYANMVLYDNESFEEKARALKHRNVMELAVQKVLCATADQTVGEIADVLAKKKFKKVPVIDENGKLIGVVRRATITRYLFDVLFGGEDATG; translated from the coding sequence ATGAACCAGACGATTGGCGCCATCATGGAGCGGGACGTGTTCACGTGCCGCTACGATCAAGATCTCGGCGAGGTGGTGGCCCTGTTCAACGAGCTGGGCACGAGCGGCCTCGCCGTGGTGGACGAAGAGCTCCACGTGGTGGGGTTCATCAGCGACGGCGACATCATGAAGGCGGTGGCCGCGCAGAAGACGCGCTCCATCTTCGGCGGCGGCTACGCCAACATGGTGCTGTACGACAACGAGTCCTTCGAGGAGAAGGCTCGCGCGCTCAAGCATCGCAACGTCATGGAGCTGGCCGTGCAGAAGGTGCTGTGCGCCACGGCCGACCAAACCGTGGGCGAGATCGCCGACGTGCTGGCGAAGAAGAAATTCAAGAAGGTGCCGGTCATCGACGAGAACGGCAAGCTTATCGGCGTGGTGCGCCGCGCCACCATCACGCGCTACCTGTTCGACGTGCTGTTCGGCGGGGAGGATGCGACGGGGTAG
- the dapB gene encoding 4-hydroxy-tetrahydrodipicolinate reductase, which translates to MKVIVVGCHGQMGQPISRFVDEREGMELVGGVGPAGRDYIGRDLGQVVGLGRDLGIPVVDDLASVIDRCDALIDVSSVEQCLETLGLAVEHGKALVTASTGFTPEQFERFEAAGQRIPVIFKCNTSKMVNVMLKLVEIAARALVDETDIEIIDQHDRCKLDAPSGTAVIIGNMIAELKGTTLDELAEYGRGGHGARKPGGVGFHSLRAGDITSDHKVYFGGLGERLEITHYSYSDDCFARGAVDCAAFLHGKPAGVYRIADVFDLG; encoded by the coding sequence ATGAAGGTGATCGTCGTCGGATGTCATGGGCAGATGGGGCAGCCCATCAGCCGGTTCGTGGACGAGCGCGAGGGCATGGAGCTGGTGGGCGGCGTGGGCCCTGCGGGGCGCGACTACATCGGCCGCGACCTCGGCCAGGTGGTGGGCCTCGGGCGCGACCTGGGCATCCCCGTGGTGGACGACCTCGCATCCGTCATCGACCGGTGCGATGCGCTCATCGACGTGTCCAGCGTGGAGCAATGTCTCGAAACGCTCGGCCTGGCCGTCGAGCATGGGAAGGCCCTCGTCACCGCCAGCACCGGGTTCACGCCCGAGCAGTTCGAGCGCTTCGAGGCGGCCGGCCAGCGCATTCCGGTGATCTTCAAATGCAACACGTCGAAGATGGTGAACGTGATGCTCAAGCTGGTGGAGATCGCCGCACGGGCCCTCGTGGACGAGACGGATATCGAGATCATCGATCAACACGACCGCTGCAAGCTGGACGCACCCAGCGGCACCGCCGTCATCATCGGCAACATGATCGCCGAGCTCAAGGGCACCACGCTCGACGAGCTGGCCGAATACGGCCGCGGCGGCCACGGCGCGCGCAAGCCCGGCGGCGTGGGCTTCCATTCGCTGCGTGCCGGCGACATCACGAGCGACCACAAGGTGTACTTCGGCGGCCTCGGCGAGCGCTTGGAGATCACCCATTACTCCTACAGCGATGACTGCTTCGCCCGCGGCGCCGTCGACTGCGCCGCGTTCCTCCATGGCAAGCCCGCCGGCGTCTACCGCATCGCAGACGTGTTCGATCTGGGCTGA
- a CDS encoding DmsC/YnfH family molybdoenzyme membrane anchor subunit: protein MDLVFAQLPLLLFTAIAPMASGAFVGLSNAFLTTDFTPDALQRIDRWTALPLVILAVGLAAAFMFFGSPQSTLLAFQGVDPGALTFAVVMAVVFAVAAVVYWIVAMAGVMTYGVRKAFAAAMSVLAIAYAVSIGVVYMTSGVATWASIVVPIGFAGFCLVGGVPLGTLVIAAAGSLSETRGTGFARFSLIVALIGALASIFAVTAQMLNAQALVSAFFPGSDALPGGWVYLAIAIVGFVVTLACLRSAYSPDRSVAPMGRTAGAAAAIPVRDMADERDEARTAVRSAVPVLVAGNAAVLIALIVARVMFYALQF, encoded by the coding sequence ATGGATCTTGTTTTCGCGCAGCTTCCGCTGCTGCTCTTCACGGCGATAGCTCCGATGGCGTCCGGCGCGTTCGTCGGGCTTTCGAACGCGTTCCTCACGACGGACTTCACGCCCGACGCGCTGCAACGCATCGACCGATGGACGGCGCTGCCGCTCGTCATCCTGGCGGTCGGGTTGGCCGCTGCGTTCATGTTCTTCGGATCTCCCCAGTCCACGCTGTTGGCGTTCCAGGGCGTCGATCCCGGCGCGTTGACGTTCGCGGTGGTCATGGCCGTGGTGTTCGCCGTGGCGGCGGTGGTGTATTGGATCGTCGCGATGGCGGGCGTCATGACGTACGGCGTGCGCAAGGCCTTCGCCGCGGCGATGAGCGTGCTCGCTATCGCCTACGCCGTCTCTATCGGCGTCGTCTACATGACGTCCGGCGTGGCTACCTGGGCCTCCATCGTCGTTCCCATCGGATTCGCGGGCTTCTGCCTTGTCGGAGGCGTGCCGCTGGGCACGCTCGTCATCGCGGCTGCGGGTTCGCTGTCGGAGACGCGGGGCACCGGATTCGCCCGCTTCTCGCTGATCGTCGCGTTGATCGGCGCGTTGGCGTCCATCTTCGCCGTGACGGCCCAGATGCTCAACGCTCAGGCGCTGGTGAGCGCGTTCTTCCCCGGCTCCGACGCTCTTCCGGGCGGGTGGGTGTACCTGGCCATCGCCATCGTGGGGTTCGTCGTCACACTCGCGTGCCTGCGCTCTGCCTATTCGCCTGATCGCTCTGTTGCGCCGATGGGTCGCACGGCTGGCGCAGCCGCAGCCATCCCCGTGCGCGATATGGCCGACGAGCGCGACGAGGCCAGGACTGCGGTTCGCTCGGCGGTTCCCGTGCTCGTCGCGGGCAACGCGGCCGTGTTGATCGCGCTCATCGTGGCGCGTGTCATGTTCTACGCGCTGCAGTTCTAG
- a CDS encoding helix-turn-helix transcriptional regulator: MEFQTTEIVFWFFLAQSLVFSFSYFASALGSYFFPGPTRTFIVRLATMPYFLGWCCLIAAIYLDAWALPLVIVGGALLGLGSAGFYMLWQRLFASQDSDTGNRDLILGTVYAAVLYFSLYLIPQAVTAFLIPLVFLPLFGLTIVLKSREIDLDQAMFQDVPRDHPRVYQRLANDYWRSALCVGALGFCTGIMRSLAIGEPTVGSLVNVLSMGGSLTAAVALLVLWQFKNLSVNVVGAYRIFFPFVITSFLLLPFLPEEYARWLAGGLYAVYSVAIMLMMIQCAQASRDRGINPVFIYGFFGGIVYALHDVGFIGGTFAEQTMIIGIAPLAVVALVAVYLLGLMYFIGQGGFRRILGRSGSGRDDAAASIELVALRAHAVEKRPANAEADVAPAKKANGKRGDKPPRNARPRREEKERVYLDRISKQAALLQQHYRLSERETEVMELIARGNTVARIAEDLVVTENTIRTHSKRIYAKLDIHKKQELLDLIESFDPNDLQE, encoded by the coding sequence ATGGAGTTCCAAACCACCGAGATCGTGTTCTGGTTCTTCCTCGCGCAATCGCTCGTGTTCTCGTTCAGCTACTTCGCCAGCGCCCTGGGATCGTACTTCTTCCCCGGGCCGACGCGCACGTTCATCGTACGGTTGGCCACCATGCCCTACTTCCTGGGATGGTGCTGCCTCATCGCGGCCATCTACCTCGACGCATGGGCGCTGCCGCTCGTGATCGTCGGCGGCGCGCTGCTGGGGCTGGGCTCGGCCGGTTTTTACATGCTGTGGCAGCGGCTGTTCGCCAGCCAGGATTCCGACACCGGCAACCGCGATCTCATCCTTGGCACCGTATACGCGGCGGTGCTGTACTTCTCGCTGTACCTTATTCCGCAAGCGGTCACGGCGTTCCTCATCCCGCTCGTGTTCCTGCCGCTGTTCGGGTTGACCATCGTGCTGAAAAGCCGCGAGATCGACCTCGACCAAGCCATGTTCCAGGACGTGCCGCGCGACCATCCCCGCGTGTACCAACGGCTCGCGAACGATTATTGGCGCAGCGCCCTGTGCGTGGGCGCGCTGGGATTCTGCACCGGCATCATGCGCTCGCTGGCCATCGGCGAGCCGACGGTGGGATCGCTCGTGAACGTGCTGTCGATGGGCGGCTCGCTGACCGCCGCCGTGGCGCTGCTGGTGCTGTGGCAGTTCAAGAACCTCAGCGTGAACGTGGTGGGCGCGTACCGCATCTTCTTCCCGTTCGTCATCACGTCGTTCCTGCTGCTGCCGTTTCTCCCCGAGGAGTACGCACGTTGGCTGGCCGGCGGCCTGTACGCCGTGTACAGCGTGGCCATCATGCTCATGATGATCCAATGCGCGCAGGCCTCGCGCGACCGCGGCATCAACCCGGTGTTCATCTACGGGTTCTTCGGCGGTATCGTGTACGCTTTGCACGACGTGGGCTTCATCGGCGGGACGTTCGCCGAGCAGACCATGATCATCGGCATCGCGCCGCTTGCCGTCGTGGCACTCGTGGCGGTGTATTTGCTGGGGCTCATGTACTTCATCGGACAGGGCGGGTTCCGCCGCATCCTCGGACGCAGCGGCTCCGGCCGCGACGACGCGGCGGCCAGCATCGAGCTTGTGGCGCTGCGCGCGCATGCGGTGGAGAAGAGGCCCGCGAACGCCGAGGCGGATGTTGCGCCGGCAAAGAAGGCGAACGGCAAGCGAGGCGACAAGCCGCCGCGCAACGCTCGACCCCGTCGCGAGGAGAAGGAGCGCGTGTACCTCGACCGCATCTCGAAGCAGGCTGCGCTGCTGCAGCAGCATTATCGCCTAAGCGAGCGCGAGACGGAGGTCATGGAGCTCATCGCCCGCGGCAACACCGTGGCGCGCATCGCGGAGGACCTCGTGGTCACCGAGAACACCATCCGCACGCATTCGAAGCGCATTTACGCGAAGCTCGACATCCACAAGAAGCAGGAGCTGCTCGACCTCATCGAGTCGTTCGACCCCAACGATCTACAGGAGTAG